The Carassius auratus strain Wakin chromosome 7, ASM336829v1, whole genome shotgun sequence genome contains the following window.
TTTGCTTTAATGCTgtcttttttatgtatataaataacagACAATGATGTAGCAATTTCAAAGCAATTTCAATGTATTATCTGCACTGACCACGGGTCTTAGATTGCCATAAAGTTGGATCTGAAAAATATGATTTCATGCAATGATAATCTATTGGTTTGATTCAAACAATGGTTTCATCACATCGCAAAGGTTTATTCAAACAAACCGATTTTATAAGGTTAATGGAGCCATTTATGATGTTTGCAGTCATGTTTTCAAACCTTGCtatattttgatttaaactgatccaaaaaataaataaaataagtgttacCCAATTAGaaattcatgaattaattaaacGAATGATTAATAATACCCTTAAATCAAATTCTTGTAGAACGGTGGCATACTGGacattaaaatatgtttcaccaaaaaaaaaagaagaagaaagaaatcaTCACGTTTGTTTAAATGTAGTCTGGTGGCAGGTCATAAatgtgacgctaggggcgctgtGCGGATGTCATTATTACAGATGCATTtatcagtgatttttttaaaacgaTAATATACAAACACATGGATTTTGAAAGATCCATATAACACCATTAtgcttacaaaaaataaaaggagAGATCTCTAAGTTTTAGAAGAGCACACAATGGTCACCTGATATACGTTTGAAGCCTTGTGACTTGCACCATCTTAAACTAAACCATATCATGCaatcaggttttatttttttttagctaatatTAATTGATATTACATTGAATAAAATAGGCTATTTGTAACTAAatcgtgttgttgtttttttccatacTGCAGGACCATTCAAAATTAACTAGGTCATTAAAATGTCGAAAAACGTAAGATATAGTTAAGCATTAATCTTGAtgatgaaagaaatattatataagaTATTTAAACTAATATATAAGATATACGTCAACTAGACTGAATGCTATTAATCGAATTACTCAAGAATCCAAAGTCAGCTTTGAATAGTGCATTTTCCTGGCTCTCACAAAATAGCCTATAGAATCAAAATcgtgtaatattgtaatatttctatAGAATTTTTAGAAGCACCAATTcttgatttaaattaaaactaattaaagcTTTGCTGGTCTGAAGAACTCGCAGTCAGTGTATAAACAGGTTTTTAATTCGTGTCAAAAGTTTTGTTAAGGCAGAATTAATctcttcatttaaattaaaatgaagagCCAAAAAACCCATCAGACGCAGTATACGGGTTCATTATTgacaatgaatatatatatgtatgtacatttatgtataaaaaaaaaggaaaatccgctttcattaaatttaattgaacttaataaataaagtctaaataaaataataaatacaacgtAAATCGTTTGATCACAAATCATATCTGTTGGATCTTAAAACTATGAACCAGCTGGTCACCAAAGTGATAAAATGATGTCTTTGGAGGCAATAAATCATGTTCAATACAAAAAGCGTTTacatgttcatttaaatgaaattgcttttaaaatttacatatcaCAGATTGAGTGCTAATACTTATTCATATCCATTTATGCTCAGGCAAATTATCTTGGTGCAACAGCTTTCAATTCGACCTGCAAACTGCGAATGGAAAATatgtgcatttcattttattccaCTGCGTTATTTGTTGATGTAAATATGTAtccattaatttaattcataaataaatgaaagcaaaataacataaaactaaACTAACCTAATGAGTGTTTTATTCTGCACGTGCAGTGTTTTGAGCATTTGACTCACGTGTCTacagaaatgaaatatttttataaataatgcgaATTTAGCCTATTTTGTATCCTTCGACATCACAGTGGGATCTGTAGGTGTTTTTATGTTTCTACGTGTACAATATCGAAAGACTTCACACTATTCAATCATTTATTCCAATATTATACAGCTTTATCGAATTCCAAAATTTAGTCCAAAATGACTtactaattatttacaattatactCATAAATATGCAGTCGCGCGCTCCCGAGTTTAGGACTGTTTTGTATATCTTATGCTAGTTATGAATCGCATGCATGTATTAAACTAGAGGAAAAGAGAAATTAACAACTCCTGTCAGGCGCGCGCACGCGACTTGTTGCGCTTCAGTTGTGAAAAGATTTGCAATGGCAATGAATTTCTTCATAAAACACGACCAGATCCGTATCTTTACCTTTTCAGTCTTTTGCGTTTGGGTTCTAACCCAAGGCGATCAAATACAGCCCTCGTTTATTTTCTCGGGAGAGAAGCACAATCAAGTATGGACTCAAGGTCTCGTTTGAGGAAAGTGACGATGCATTAAgctgctttttgttgttgttgttttttcaagcTTTTATTTCTTCAATGCGTCTATCacggttttaataaaataataaaatctagcCTCCATATTCAACGCAGAATTGTTTTCGTTCTCGCATAATAATTTACATAGAATAAAGGAAGTGGTGAGTCTTGTGAAAGCAGATAATAGAGCTTTAAATTATCTTCAAACTGGATCTATTTTAAAGATATGGCACCAAGTAATCATAGTAAGAGATTTTTCCTCAATGccatggatagatagatagatagatagatagatagatagatagatagatagaatcatGTTGCATGATTTTGTACCATTTACCTATGACACCTTCACTGTACATACAATAGTACGTCTTTTGTAATGGTGTAACCACTCTTACAGAGGACAGTCATGGACCGTTAAGGAGTTTAATTCAACTTTTTCTTTTGATAAACTGTATTTCACAGTTGAAGGTGACTCAGCTTGTGAGGTTTAAAAGCAGCTCAACTTTTTCCCTGCAGCTTCTCAGGGGATCAGTTTACATCACATGGGGGGGAATAATTGGCTAAAAGTGGAGTATTTATAAATGATAGGAATTCCCagtttgtttacatcaaaacaagGGTTTTTggtcagaccctgtccccagcaGATGGCTCCCCGCTCCAGCGTAACACAGCAGGGATCCGAACCGCACATGACTGTATGGGTGTTCAGGGCCCGTAGACTCATTGATCATGAAGCAGATCCCATGTCTGCAAGACGTTTATCATCGGAGATACTGCTGTTAATTTATATACAGACTGAATCGGGAGCCTTTATTCAGGCTTAGTTCAACTTTTAACCTTATTTCAATTGTGCTTCGATGGCTTGGCTTCACTGAAAGAGAGCCCACAACATAGAGGCTTGTGGAAAAATGAATCGAAGAACAAGAACAGCTTGAGCCGTGGCATCCTGACCTGTTTGCTTAAAGCGTGaggaaataaacagttttttttttgcagtacttTGTTTCCTTGTGTTTATTAAAGTGAGAGCTTTTTATGAGCTGAGTGAATGACGGTTCACCTCAGCGTTTCTCTATTTGAGCACAATGAGTCTCTTCCATCAGTCTGACCTTAACAGACATCAGCAGAACACAGGGGCTGGCTTCAGACCGGACCCTTTGATGAAAGCCAACAGTCATGATTATGATTTATAAGGTTCTCTCAGCAAGTTTCAGCTCGCAAATATGTTTTGATCGAATAAATATTTGGGTTTTGGGTTGAGGTTGATGTACAAACAAAGCGGGCAAACATCACATCTGAATGTTTCTCAATTCGCAGGTCCTTGCAGTGATAAAAAGCAGCTTTAATAGAATTAAATTGGCAGGTCTGAAAGCCTTGAGTGAGTCAGTGTGCGCAATCTTTTTAATCAATACAGCCAGCAGCATGTTGCCACAAAGCACAACGCACGGAtggaatctcacacacacacacacacacacacattctttttaATGACACATGAATACctttttctgtcattttcattttgttaagGTTGATCTTTCAATGCTGAGatttttgtgtttctctttacctTGAAATTGGAGTTTACAGTTATTTTTAAGGCGAAGAAACATCCACATTTGTTGttaaactctttaaaataaaggttctttattggtgTCTATGTCAGCATGAAGAACAtacatggaatctttccatttcaCAAAAGGATTTGTAGAATGTTTTTCTTCTAATGCATTGCTCTGAAAACCTTCTGatggaagttttatttttaagaatgtgccATTAAATTTGGGTTTACAGGAATGTTTTGGGTCATAAAACATCCGGTTTCATTTAAAGTGGGTTGAGGATGTTGACGTCAACACTGGCTGTATCTTCTTTACTGCAGACAGGCAAAGCTTATATAAGAGTaccattttgaaacatttaaagttGAACTTTAACTCTCTTTTGAGCCTTTTGTGTATTTCCCTTAAGGTTTACCAATGTTTGGTGTACAGAATCATCCTGTTTCACTTAGAAATCGATTGCATTAATCAAAGTGGAATGTCATCTTTCTCAGTGGTTTTGTGTTAATCAAGCAGGgccttgaatttttttcttttcattgtctttataaataaaatatcacagaCAGTCAAGGACAGAAAGACTCTTACTTTCcacattaaaatggttttaaaatgggAATGCATTGTTTGGTGAATAAAAGCGGCATGAGAATGACCAAGGAGTAATTACCTTAACTGTGTAGCAAATTCAGAGAATGCATTTGATGCATTTGTGTTCGATATCACTGAAAACAACTACGAACGTATACATTTATGAACTGAATGGCGTTTTTACTTGTCTGAATATTATGTGCTTAAATGTAGCAACTGGTGGCTCCACTGTGTGGTCTTTATTCCCAAGATCTCTGGGATTTGCTTCCCTCACATTGTACCATTCTTTTGTTGCTTTTGGTTCCATGAGAAAGCCATGGATTTAATGGATGAAAGATTGTGTAAGCCATGAATAAATAGGAAGTGTAAGTGACTGAAACAAGAGCTTTAGAAGGAAAAACCTAGTAACttcatgatagatagatagataaagcacGTTTCTGGTTGCTCTTAACTCGAAGAAAATCATGTCTTGCTGTACATCCACCACTGAGCTGGTGACTTAACGAACGCTTTCGTTGTTCATTGTTCTCTTCTACATCCAGACAGCATGTAAAGTAACGTAACGTCTGGcggagaagagaagagatgagATCTagaagaggaaagaaagaaaggcacCAGTTTAAACAATCTGAGCACTTAGATTAGAAGatcaatttcattttaattttgcagctTTAATTTGCTTTGCTGATAGCAGTATGTGAGAAAGCTACTTTAGGAGCAGAAAGTATGGGTCAGGACTTTAAGCAGCATGCGCAGGTCAGGCCTCAGAGGAGCGGAAAATTTGATAAGATTGAAGGGCGGTGTTTGTATGTAAGTCTGCTGTTTGTCATCCGTCAGCCAGATTGTAATACAATTATCTGATAGGATCAGAGAGAACCGAAAACTCTAAACACTTATCTCTGTTTAAGAGTCCCAGATCTGAACACTGACTTTAAAACGAGGAACAAAATAAGAGATGAATtataagtgagaaaaaaaaatgctaaaactggCAGTCCCTCCTTCAGCATCTGCATTGGAAATTCCCTCACATTAGtgttttaatcttttttcttcttctttgttttattaatataacactattattatattcatattcataacaagtgttttaaatatacatgaaataaaaataattacattaataacaatattataataaacaaagtaTAGCATttcaatgtaaattaaatatttacaattaaatataaaataattacaattattataatcataaaacaaagtataatgttttaaatgtacaattaaaatataaaataaaaacaatattatattaatgtatagtatttaaatatttaaaatataaattgataacaatatatatatgttatatagcTAACAGGGAATAGTTTTATATGTACAttaaatttaataacaaaaacaaatatagctATATTAATATCACAAAgtatagtgttttaaaatgtacattaaattgtttttaaatcaattaaataaaaaataataatatttaaggtGGGAATGCATCATTGCAGTGGAGTTCTCTATTAGACTGTGCTGTTGAAGGTCGACCACTAGAGGCGCTGTGGTTCAGCAGGGATGCCTTTTAATCCAATGGGAGGACACAATTTCTCAGTATCTGCCCACACACTGTAAGCCTAATTGCCCGATCACACAGGCGATGTCATCCAGTAGTGCTGGGGGAAGGGAACTAATAATAGTCCAAATGCTTTTGCTGTTAGGAGGATTATAGAGCCCTATCTACCAGCCATCGGTAAGACTGGGTTGACCGTTGGCTGAACCTGCGCAAACATGTGCTTCGTTAAAACTAGGAACAAGGGTCAGGGTATGAGGAAAAGTGAGGTAAACAGGTGTAATTGGGTAGGATGATCAGGTAATGGCAATAGgaagaaataattttatatttgcatatgCATGCATGCAACGCTGGTCTTTTTTCACCACTTTTCTCTTCCACATTACAATACAGGTGAGCTGCTCGTGAACAGAATGTGTGGACAACAGTTGACTGGACATAACAGCACAAGTATGTTCACGACAAACCATATGTTGTTTCTACCAAGAGAGTTTCTAAATACATCAACTCAGGCCTCGGCTAAATTAAGAATTCCTCAGTAAAGATGCATGAGATTAATGACCTACAAGCTCTTTAAAGAAGAGAGGTCACAGAGGGGTCACCAGAATGCCTCGTCGTGCTGCACAGTGTTATCACATGTCTGGGATCAAGAGGGCAGTTAACGGCCAGTGGAACTTCTGGACCGGGTCAACAGAGGTGTCAAAAAGATCAGCAGACAGTCAGCTGCGTGAGCATCTCACTCTTTTTAaccataaaatacttttttattttgggatTTTCAATGTGTTGCTCAGGGTTGTGCAAAATTCAGAGCTGAGGAATGCATATCTCTCTATCtagcatccatccatcattttatctatcattctattcatccatccatcattctccCCACCATcctatcatctatccatctatcatccatccatcatactattatctatttatctatcattttattcatccatctatcataCATCTTTCTATCCATCAATTATCCATCTTTTCACATATCTAGTCATCCATTTATCAGTTTACCCATCTGTCCCTCCATCCTTTGTTGtttttatccatccatcattccatctatcatccatcatCCTACCCATccttcatctatccatccatcgttctatcCATCTACTATCCATATTTttttatctatcattctattCATCCATCAGCCATCTCATTCATCCATCACTGTATCATCATACATCTTTCTGTCCATTAATTATCCATCTTTATCATCTATCTATTCACCCATTTATTAATCTGGCCCCCCATCATTTGTTCTTTTATCCATCTATGATTCCATCTATCTTTCTATGATCTATCATTCTACCCATCCATCGTTCTATTATCCATTTTTATCATCTATTCATCCATCGTTCTATCCATCAactgttcatccatccattcatccctcattctttttatccatccatcattttacCCATCTATCTTTCTATCCATTCCTCCATCTAGCTAGCTTGCTAGCTTCATCTTTTTCCAGCACTTTCCAAAAGGCAATGAACACTCAGTTTGTCTTGACAAATTTAGCTCTAGACCGTTCATGCCGCTCGTTTCATGAGCCCAACTAAGAAAACTTGCAACCTTATTTTCATCCATGTCAAATTTAACTGTCAAGTCAAATTTACCATGACCACAGTACatgacatcatcatcattcatAACTACATGTACAGAACAACAACATAAACAGAGAAGATTACGCTAGAGAATACAGGGTCTCCAATTACAGCAGAACTGATACAACTGATATAGCAAAAGTATCTGATGAATTGAAATACTGGAGTTCATTCTGCACCAGTGCATTGTGTTGATCCTGAGTTCGCTGAAGAACGAGAGCAGGGTGGATTGGGATGCCGCCGGCCAGAGAGCAAATCCAGGTCATCCAGATCCTGCGTTTAGTAATCTCTGCCCCATCGGTGAACCCTCGATCTCATTAAAGAGGATTTCATCCCAATAGTGTAGATGTACGATGGAAGAGATTTGCTTTTGTCTTTTCACTcccatatttcatttttttttcttttgccttcTATTGAAATAAGGGTTTTGTAATCTAAAACTGTAAGCTTAGCCCACTATAGGGTttgcaaaaaaaatctgaatatcaaTACATAGATTACAGGCTTAAAGTATAAAAAAGCTTTAAATATATTGAGCATGTAACTATACTCTCGCACACATACTATTGATGAACACATCATGGCATGCTCGCGTAAGCTTGAAAGGGATCGCTCCACAATCTCATTATCCTCACACTAATGGCCGCGTCGAGTCTATGATCTCAGTCTTACAGATCTCGGCTTGCAAAACTGTTTGGCTTATGTTTTATTCGGCTGTTAGTGTCTTACTGAGTTTACACTTCATTTCCGGAGTGTGTTTGTTAGCTGATGTCATCACGGAGGTCATCAAACCGCCGAAAACAATACAGGTCCTGGGTCATACAATTTTAGAGACTCTAATGAATTGAGTTTGTACCAATGACAGGAACTGAAACTGTGTGATGGATCCTTCAAATGGTGAAACACTGTTTACAaccagatagacagatagatataatgtatataaatgtttgtttaacaCTACTAAATCTAATGTCAAGGCCTCTTTAGTTTCAAATAATGGTTGCTAGTTCTTCAACccctttttaaaattaattaatggaAAGTGAAGTCAAGTCCCATCTTAGGTTTTTCTTGGTGAATATCCTCACATATTTCACTATACATAAATAACATAAGTAAAACAGGCTGCTAATATTGTTTCACATTGCTTCAAACGTCAAGTTTTCACATGCGGCAAAGCTTAAGTCCTTTTTTCTTGTGCACGGACATATCCATATTCAGAGAAAAGCGTCAAAAGTGTCTCAGAGCAGACGAACACAAGTGTGAAGTGGTGTGCTTGATGGGATCTGAACCTCAATCATCCCATGTTCTCGAGCCCTAAACATTAAGAGTGAGAAAATGAGTGTGAATGTGCATTTCTGAGAGCTCACAATGTGTTGATGTGTCTGCGCGCATGTACAGTCGAAAATGGCGCCATCTCCTCCTTTATGGTCCCCAGGGAGGGACAAAGCAGCAGGTGACAGGTAAAAACCCGGTCAGgatgaaatgcatttttcataGGACTGATTTCCTCTATGTTTATGAGTGGAGCTTGGTCTCGACCCGTCGTCAACCCCAGAATACACTCTGCAATAAAGCAGCGCTGTATCAATTAAACATGCAGGACAAGGACATGCAGAGTTCAGTGCACTTTTTAACCTGGGGTTAGAAGCGCTTTAACTCGAGTTCATGCTTCATCGATCTTTGCTTATGAGAAAGCCATAAGGAGAAGCCTCCCATGTGTGTCAATGTTACTGAACAGACAAACCCTGTTTTTGTGGTAATCTGTGATGCTTGCGAAGACATGTTTTTCCAAACACCTAACCAAAAATTTTACTTGACCCATACAATGACTTTCAAAATCGCAGTCTTGCAAACTATTCAGAGATGAAAGCTTAGAGCTTAGTTTGTTTATAGCCTACATTTAGCTTTCATCTGATTGATTTAGGATTTAAGATGTgatcatttgtgaagattatcatgatgaacaaaatgtGTTCGAATCACAAGCTTCTGTaagtcacagagcttattttctgaaATCATCCAAAAACGAACTGAAAAATCCCATTGGCTTTTTGTTAAGGAAACCAGGCTAACGAAGATAACTAATCAAACGTCTCGTACTGTAAATTTCTCTTACAACTTTCAATCTTGTTTGGCAGGTGAAAGTGTGGTTTCAAAACCGCCGCACCAAACAGAAGAAGGACCAGACTAAGGACACTGACAAACGGTCGTCGTCCACCTCCGAATCGCTCGCCACATGCAACATCCTGCGGCTGCTTGAACAGGGGCGCCTTCTGTCTGTGCCTGCACACCCACCCAACCCACTGCTGGCTCACCCACACACAGGCAATGGCTCGCTCCTGGGCAGCCCATCCGTATCCACTTCCTCTGGGGTGAGTAGCAGCACCACGCCTCCCGGGGCTGCGGCGGTTGGGACGTTTGGACTGTCGCTGTCTTCTTTAGGCGGCACCCCACCCTCGCCACGCCTCGGGGTCCCACCACCCTCCCTATGCTTTACCATGCCTCTCCTTGGAGGCACCCATCATGAACTGCCATCGGGATATGGGTGCGGATCCTCAGCGTTTGAGCCGTACATGAGGATAGAGAGGAAGGATGGAGAGTTAAATGGGAAGAAGACTGTTTCCTAAAAAAATTCCCAGCTGACTGGTACCTTCCCCCTTCTACATGTCTCAGGGGTCTCACCTGTGCCATGAACAACCGGAAGGTTCGCAAACTGACAGAAAGAGACTGAAAGACAGCCTCTCTTGAGCTAGTGCCTATAACCAAACTGAGGCCGGTCAGACTCCATCGTTTCAGTGGAGGTGAGCGTTTGGGACGAAGCCTGTAATTAAGTATCACGGTGTTCGGTGTATTTCATCATCCACAGGTTTCCTTCCATTTTTGCATTACTTGTGTGGTGAGAAACTTATTCTTTGTGAACGATGGAAAATGctgtaaatgtaactgtaattgtaAAAGGCTAAAAATCATTTCGCAATTTGggtgttaaaaacatttttttatgctgCTCTAAATTAATTGACTTTGGAGAGCTTCGTGTCAGTGTAAATGTGAGTCTGTGTGAAAGTATAAGAATGAGAGAATCAGGAGAGTGAACACGTACAGTAACGATAACAAGGCACTGACAACTTCTGTGGCATTTATTCTGTACAAGACCTTGGTACTAATGAGAGTTTAATGGACAGAATGATTATTCATACAGCAGTGATGCAACATTAAATCTGAGCATGTGGAGAATTACACGGGTCTTTAACAAAATGCAAAGTAATAGCATCTAGAAGTGCTCATCAAGTTGTCACAATGCTCAACTTTGCGAAACTGGTCTCTTCTCTTGGAAACGCATTAATTTCTCAATTGAAAGCGAGGCCCTTATAGGCTCAACAACAATATAAGGACACTTTTCACAGACTGTGATGTTATTAGCATTGCAAATCTAACAAGGTTTTCATTAACCTTGCATTTCAGAAACTGGTTAAAGCTGCTGCATGAGTGTTTCTAATGCAATTGCTGAGG
Protein-coding sequences here:
- the LOC113105880 gene encoding ventral anterior homeobox 2, producing MFDQATSMGDGIAEDRNHCGSNSVCRDHGRDSKSRTEVGNRSPVQSSTDTPGTSASTPTSSGEEGHDKLLGVDPDYCRRILVRDAKGTIREIVLPKGLDLDRPKRTRTSFSAEQLYRLELEFQRCQYVVGRERTELARQLNLSETQVKVWFQNRRTKQKKDQTKDTDKRSSSTSESLATCNILRLLEQGRLLSVPAHPPNPLLAHPHTGNGSLLGSPSVSTSSGVSSSTTPPGAAAVGTFGLSLSSLGGTPPSPRLGVPPPSLCFTMPLLGGTHHELPSGYGCGSSAFEPYMRIERKDGELNGKKTVS